In the genome of Thermosphaera aggregans DSM 11486, one region contains:
- a CDS encoding metal-sulfur cluster assembly factor yields the protein MANEELKEKIIKVLETIMDPEIGIDIYNLGLIYNIEIVDEKKVKIDMGLTTMFCPLATTLPLMVIDQLKEVLNMDADISIVYDPPWTPLRMTPKGREMFKERFGYDIVEQYEKTLNPHQE from the coding sequence TTGGCGAACGAAGAGTTGAAGGAGAAAATAATCAAGGTGCTGGAAACCATTATGGATCCTGAAATAGGCATAGACATCTACAACCTAGGATTGATTTACAATATTGAGATAGTTGATGAGAAGAAGGTTAAAATAGACATGGGTTTGACCACAATGTTTTGTCCATTAGCAACTACCCTCCCGCTCATGGTTATTGATCAATTGAAAGAAGTCCTTAACATGGATGCCGACATAAGTATAGTATACGACCCGCCTTGGACACCCCTGAGAATGACGCCTAAGGGAAGGGAGATGTTTAAAGAAAGATTTGGCTACGATATTGTGGAACAATATGAGAAAACATTAAATCCTCACCAGGAGTAA
- the serS gene encoding serine--tRNA ligase, giving the protein MSWSILTLLRENPELLKAHVKKRFMDTSMVDEAFRLDQEWRRLLTEVQELRHKHNVISREVSKAPPELKEELLRQAKQLLSQLEMFEAKLKELEAQREDALRRLPNTVHESVPVGPDDSYNVPIRFWGKPKVWKEHVEQFKQQTEKYGFKVDYIEIDWKPIGHADMLENVLKLGDTLKAGEVAGSRFYYLFNDIVFLDLALLMYAIDYLTSKGYTLVLPPYMLRHEVMSGVIDLATFKDAIYKIEGEDLYLIATAEHSLAALHYNEDLEEEVLPLKYAGISPCFRKEAGAGSRDLKGIFRVHQFHKIEQYVYAKPEESWDLMEELIGNAEELFKGLELPYRIVNIASGDLGAPAAKKYDLETWMPAQGLFREMVSCSNTTDWQSYRLRTRLIRRKGMVKEYVHTLNSTAIASTRTITAILENHQQEDGTVYIPKVLRKYLEVFKAAPKDYLHPVKKEKAV; this is encoded by the coding sequence TTGTCATGGAGTATTTTAACACTACTTCGTGAAAACCCTGAACTACTTAAGGCCCATGTGAAGAAACGATTCATGGATACATCTATGGTTGATGAAGCGTTTAGGCTTGACCAGGAATGGAGAAGACTTTTAACCGAGGTCCAAGAGCTCAGGCATAAACATAACGTGATAAGTAGAGAAGTCTCTAAAGCCCCGCCTGAGTTAAAAGAAGAACTACTTAGGCAGGCTAAGCAATTGCTGAGCCAACTGGAAATGTTTGAAGCAAAACTAAAAGAGCTCGAGGCCCAGAGAGAGGATGCTTTGAGAAGGCTTCCAAACACGGTACATGAGAGCGTTCCCGTGGGTCCCGACGACTCGTACAATGTTCCAATTAGATTTTGGGGTAAGCCGAAAGTATGGAAGGAGCATGTTGAACAATTCAAACAACAAACGGAGAAGTACGGCTTCAAAGTAGACTACATCGAAATCGATTGGAAGCCTATTGGGCACGCTGACATGCTAGAGAACGTGTTAAAACTAGGTGATACTTTAAAAGCTGGGGAGGTTGCTGGAAGCAGGTTTTACTACTTATTCAACGACATCGTCTTCCTTGATCTAGCCCTCCTAATGTATGCCATCGACTATCTGACCAGCAAGGGTTATACGCTCGTCCTACCACCTTACATGTTGCGCCACGAGGTCATGTCCGGTGTAATAGACCTTGCCACGTTCAAAGATGCGATTTACAAGATAGAAGGAGAGGACTTATACTTAATCGCTACCGCAGAACACTCCCTAGCCGCGCTACACTACAATGAGGATTTAGAGGAAGAGGTCTTACCGTTGAAATACGCCGGCATAAGCCCATGTTTCAGGAAGGAGGCTGGAGCGGGAAGCCGGGATTTAAAAGGGATATTCAGGGTACACCAATTCCATAAGATAGAGCAATACGTTTACGCTAAACCAGAGGAGAGCTGGGATTTAATGGAGGAGTTAATAGGAAATGCGGAAGAACTATTCAAAGGCCTGGAGCTTCCTTATAGAATCGTAAATATTGCAAGCGGAGACTTAGGGGCGCCAGCGGCGAAGAAGTATGATCTAGAGACTTGGATGCCTGCGCAGGGATTGTTCAGAGAAATGGTAAGCTGCAGTAACACTACTGACTGGCAGTCATATAGATTGAGAACAAGGCTGATCAGACGAAAGGGGATGGTTAAAGAATACGTTCACACTCTTAACAGCACCGCAATAGCAAGTACTAGAACTATTACTGCAATACTCGAAAATCATCAACAAGAAGACGGAACGGTCTACATCCCTAAGGTCCTGAGAAAATACCTTGAGGTCTTTAAGGCAGCCCCAAAGGATTATCTGCACCCTGTTAAGAAGGAGAAGGCTGTTTAA
- a CDS encoding PfkB family carbohydrate kinase — protein sequence MKQDLTREVCIYGNPTLDIIEDDRGKRWSYGGGVYYTSLPFMEKGFKIKIYSAISHSIINHPVFKHVVPLQYSNTYNIFHIKYDEKGSRALALLQEGPPLHVWNMNEDLCVAIVNPVYREILPSFIKQLSNRSIILAGDVQGFLRLKRNRSIILYPDEQVFESIRMMRLVHMDIEEARALTSEQNIKHVAFKLKNIFDDQIIVVTNGPFNIVLVYDGRIEEVYHAGEPYPDTTGAGDFFLGSLTFYYLITNDIVESVHKSVVETEKWLAKKASSPPTHPVENNV from the coding sequence GTGAAACAAGATCTGACTAGGGAAGTATGCATTTATGGGAATCCAACACTCGACATCATTGAGGATGATCGTGGGAAAAGATGGAGCTATGGAGGAGGCGTTTACTACACGAGTTTACCCTTTATGGAAAAAGGATTTAAGATAAAAATATACTCCGCAATATCTCATTCAATCATTAATCACCCAGTATTCAAGCATGTTGTCCCACTACAGTACTCTAACACTTACAATATTTTCCATATAAAGTATGATGAGAAAGGCTCGAGAGCCTTAGCACTCTTACAGGAAGGACCTCCTTTACATGTTTGGAACATGAACGAGGACTTGTGTGTAGCCATAGTGAACCCTGTTTACAGGGAGATTTTACCTAGCTTTATTAAACAGTTATCAAACAGGTCGATAATTTTGGCTGGAGATGTCCAAGGATTTTTAAGATTGAAGAGGAACCGTTCAATAATACTCTACCCGGATGAGCAAGTGTTCGAATCGATAAGAATGATGCGGCTAGTTCACATGGATATTGAAGAGGCAAGGGCACTAACAAGCGAGCAAAATATTAAGCACGTAGCTTTCAAGCTGAAAAATATTTTCGATGATCAGATTATAGTAGTGACAAATGGTCCTTTCAACATTGTTCTAGTATACGACGGAAGAATTGAGGAAGTATATCATGCAGGCGAGCCATACCCGGATACGACGGGGGCCGGCGACTTCTTCCTAGGGTCCTTAACTTTTTACTACCTAATAACAAACGATATTGTAGAATCCGTTCACAAGAGTGTAGTGGAGACGGAGAAGTGGTTAGCCAAAAAAGCTTCATCGCCACCCACCCACCCGGTTGAAAATAATGTTTAA
- a CDS encoding MBL fold metallo-hydrolase encodes MKVAWHGHACVSLELSNGYTIVFDPHDGGSIGLERPSVKADLVLVTHDHFDHNAVEVVKKNRTRVFKEFVGEAVVDNVRIEGFESFHDKAGGKRRGKNTIYLVEVEERRVVHLGDLGDKPSSDVVSKLRGVDLLIIPVGGFYTIEPYEAWDIARSLNPLNILPIHYWVKGLNLPIKPVDEFLKLVEGFNIVKLDSNFFTLENYEKTVLIPRYG; translated from the coding sequence ATGAAGGTTGCATGGCATGGTCACGCTTGCGTATCTCTCGAGTTGAGCAACGGCTATACGATAGTATTCGATCCTCATGACGGCGGGAGTATTGGGTTGGAGAGGCCAAGCGTAAAGGCAGACTTGGTTCTTGTGACGCATGATCATTTCGACCACAACGCAGTAGAAGTTGTTAAGAAAAACAGGACCCGTGTCTTTAAGGAATTCGTAGGCGAGGCTGTAGTGGATAATGTGCGGATAGAGGGGTTTGAATCATTTCACGATAAAGCTGGTGGGAAGAGAAGGGGGAAGAACACTATTTACTTAGTAGAGGTTGAGGAGAGGAGAGTTGTTCACCTGGGCGACTTAGGCGACAAACCCTCTTCTGATGTTGTCTCCAAGCTCCGCGGAGTTGATTTATTAATTATACCGGTGGGTGGGTTTTACACTATTGAGCCTTATGAGGCATGGGATATTGCTAGGTCATTAAACCCGTTGAATATTTTACCGATACATTATTGGGTGAAAGGATTAAATCTCCCGATAAAACCGGTTGACGAGTTCTTAAAGCTTGTTGAAGGATTCAATATTGTGAAGCTTGATTCAAACTTTTTCACGTTAGAGAACTATGAAAAAACAGTGTTGATTCCCAGGTATGGATAG
- a CDS encoding glycosyltransferase — protein sequence MGTPDLIGLLAVVITFIPQILFYISHTLFFNISKKFKNPFETIEENYKSVSFIVPVRKEPLEYVEKLLEYVEGFKLPQYEVIIVSDDDEIVKEELFKKLHEWRSRGFNAWLIWRRRPIGFKSGALNTGLYASIGDYVFPLDVDCRPEKCLLGKSMGLMEKNPSVIGVVGRWEPLDLRERLSQAVGLTMKAMVEILFKGRSALGLSVFPLGTGTVFKSKPLKEELKGWDINRIQDDMEIGCRIIGKGYRIEYLDNCKAYVEVPSTYKSLRIQQSRWAYGATDVAISRFKDLMTSPQRPIGKIEALTFLLQYLPAMLAFLGTIMLATLSLITRKDYIMKYYFVFATWVISQGLYGYALYSKINSVLNNRWDTIVNIGRNAAIAAALTPYLSWSVLKALLRLKITYKRTPKGVFERVESRARIPVEFITGSALFTVSIYLLLTGGVLTGLWVLLQSLGYLYVSYRWPDSVFKS from the coding sequence ATGGGCACCCCTGATTTAATAGGATTGTTAGCGGTGGTCATTACTTTCATACCTCAAATTCTCTTCTATATTTCCCACACCTTATTCTTTAATATTTCTAAGAAGTTCAAAAATCCTTTCGAAACGATTGAAGAAAATTACAAATCAGTAAGCTTCATAGTGCCGGTTAGAAAGGAGCCTTTAGAATATGTTGAAAAATTATTGGAATATGTTGAAGGCTTTAAACTCCCGCAGTATGAAGTCATAATAGTTTCAGATGATGACGAGATTGTGAAAGAAGAATTATTCAAGAAGCTTCACGAATGGAGAAGCAGGGGATTTAACGCATGGCTTATATGGAGGAGACGCCCTATTGGATTTAAATCCGGAGCTTTAAATACAGGACTATATGCTTCAATAGGGGACTATGTCTTCCCGCTAGACGTGGATTGCAGGCCTGAAAAGTGCCTTCTCGGAAAATCGATGGGACTGATGGAAAAGAATCCCTCCGTAATAGGCGTTGTGGGAAGGTGGGAGCCTTTAGACTTAAGAGAGAGGTTGAGCCAGGCTGTAGGTTTAACGATGAAAGCTATGGTTGAAATACTTTTCAAGGGGAGATCCGCGTTAGGGTTAAGCGTCTTTCCGCTGGGAACGGGAACAGTCTTCAAGTCCAAGCCTCTTAAGGAAGAGTTAAAAGGATGGGATATTAACAGAATTCAAGACGACATGGAAATCGGTTGCCGGATAATTGGTAAGGGATATAGGATTGAATACCTTGATAATTGTAAAGCATACGTTGAGGTGCCATCCACCTATAAAAGCCTAAGGATCCAGCAATCCAGGTGGGCCTACGGGGCAACAGACGTGGCAATATCGAGATTTAAGGACCTAATGACCTCCCCGCAAAGACCCATTGGAAAAATAGAAGCTCTAACATTCCTCCTTCAGTATCTTCCCGCAATGCTTGCATTTCTCGGCACCATTATGCTTGCAACACTCTCACTAATAACGAGAAAAGATTACATTATGAAATATTACTTCGTCTTCGCAACATGGGTAATATCCCAAGGTTTATACGGTTATGCTTTGTACTCGAAAATCAATAGTGTTCTAAACAACAGGTGGGATACTATTGTAAACATCGGCCGGAACGCTGCAATAGCCGCTGCTCTCACCCCTTACCTCTCCTGGAGCGTGTTGAAGGCTCTTCTACGGTTGAAAATAACCTATAAACGTACCCCCAAGGGTGTATTTGAAAGGGTCGAATCCAGAGCTAGAATCCCCGTCGAGTTCATAACCGGTTCAGCATTATTCACGGTATCAATTTATCTCTTACTCACAGGTGGAGTTCTCACAGGGCTATGGGTCCTGCTACAATCACTAGGTTACCTCTACGTTTCCTATAGGTGGCCGGACAGTGTTTTCAAGAGCTAA
- a CDS encoding ATP-dependent helicase → MITYAEKNFTSEEVYGLLLPFVKDWFIKQYGDLTPVQRKTIPLVKEGKNVLVSSPTGTGKTLAVFLGIIDNIYQSYLTHGTLPEGVYAVYVSPLRALNNDMRKNLIEPIRGIRETAKLHGVDLPEIEVMVRTSDTPPSEKQRMARKPPHILITTPETLAIALNAPKFREKLKNTRVVIIDEIHELASSKRGSHLSLSIERLENLAGRMLQRVGLSATISPLEEVAAFLVGYRDDGELRDCVIVDARFDKKLDIKLLMPVSDLIRSSAEELNEAIYNQLLKVIKRHKTTLIFTNTRSATERVVFKLKKTMEKSKIINIDDIEAHHSSLSRDVRLDIENKLKNGLLKAVVSSTSLELGIDIGYIDVVVLLSSPKSVTRLLQRVGRAGHHIREVSKGRIIVVDRDDLVECAVLAKLALEKKIDRIRIPKNPLDVLAQHIVGLSLERKWGVEESFRLVKRSYSFHTLTKEDFMSVLKYLAGELGDFYEYQRIYSKIWFDEKEGVFGRKKTSRMIYYQNIGVIPDESKAHVFTTDGKYVGDLEEGFVEYLAPGDLFVLGGRVYEYLGSKGFKVKVRPADGLRPTVPSWFSEMLPLAYDSALEIGKFRRMVSDWIDQWDREKVVKEIMKNYHLTRDAAETIYEYVKLQKIFTNAPVPSDKVILIEVYDEPDKRNIIVHSLFGRRANDALARIYAYYVGEKLGVNVKLTVTDNGFMVSIPGHPVLNWSGVFTEIPTDAEKLYADLVKVLRRTELIKRRFRHVAVRSFMLLRRYRNAEKSISKLQVNAEELLKAVEEIENFPVLKETYREILMDYMHLDEAIEVLEKIRGNEIKIVEIGPVDVPSPFAHNIVVHGYSDVVLMEDMRKLLRRLHERVLEKLRGSFE, encoded by the coding sequence TTGATAACTTACGCTGAAAAGAATTTTACAAGTGAAGAAGTCTACGGGCTACTTCTACCGTTTGTTAAAGATTGGTTTATCAAACAATACGGTGATTTAACGCCTGTTCAGAGAAAGACTATACCCCTCGTGAAAGAGGGGAAAAACGTGCTAGTATCCAGCCCGACCGGGACAGGGAAAACTCTCGCAGTATTCCTGGGGATTATCGATAACATCTATCAATCCTATCTTACCCATGGTACTCTTCCCGAGGGCGTTTACGCGGTTTACGTAAGCCCCTTGAGAGCCCTTAACAATGATATGAGAAAGAATTTGATAGAACCTATTAGGGGGATCAGGGAGACAGCGAAACTCCATGGGGTGGATCTACCTGAGATCGAAGTAATGGTTAGGACTAGTGATACCCCACCTAGTGAGAAGCAGAGAATGGCTAGGAAGCCTCCACACATCCTGATAACCACGCCTGAAACTCTTGCCATCGCCTTAAACGCTCCAAAGTTTAGAGAGAAGCTGAAAAATACTCGGGTGGTGATTATCGATGAAATCCACGAGCTCGCTTCAAGCAAAAGGGGAAGCCATCTCTCACTAAGCATTGAGAGGCTTGAAAACCTCGCAGGCAGAATGCTTCAAAGAGTGGGTTTAAGCGCGACTATTTCGCCTTTAGAGGAGGTTGCCGCGTTCTTAGTGGGCTACAGGGATGATGGTGAACTTAGAGACTGCGTTATCGTCGATGCACGTTTCGATAAGAAGCTGGATATTAAATTATTAATGCCTGTTAGCGACCTAATCCGCTCAAGCGCTGAAGAACTTAATGAAGCCATTTACAACCAGCTTTTGAAAGTGATTAAAAGGCATAAAACCACCCTCATATTCACCAACACGAGAAGTGCGACAGAAAGAGTAGTGTTTAAACTGAAAAAAACTATGGAGAAAAGCAAGATTATCAATATAGATGATATTGAAGCCCACCATAGTAGTTTAAGCAGAGATGTCAGGTTAGACATTGAGAATAAGTTGAAAAACGGCTTGTTAAAAGCCGTGGTTAGCTCAACCTCGCTGGAATTAGGGATAGATATAGGATATATAGATGTGGTTGTCCTACTCAGTAGTCCTAAAAGCGTCACCAGACTCTTGCAAAGAGTAGGGCGTGCTGGCCATCATATTCGCGAAGTAAGCAAGGGAAGGATAATAGTGGTTGACAGGGACGACCTAGTGGAATGTGCCGTGCTAGCCAAGCTTGCATTGGAAAAGAAAATAGATAGGATCAGGATTCCTAAAAACCCGTTAGATGTGCTGGCACAGCACATAGTGGGTCTTTCATTAGAGAGGAAATGGGGCGTTGAAGAATCCTTTAGGCTTGTTAAGAGATCATACAGCTTCCACACACTAACCAAAGAAGACTTTATGAGCGTGCTAAAATATCTTGCAGGTGAGCTGGGAGACTTCTACGAGTATCAACGAATATATTCGAAGATATGGTTTGATGAAAAAGAAGGGGTTTTTGGACGTAAGAAAACATCGAGAATGATTTACTACCAGAATATAGGGGTTATTCCGGACGAGTCTAAAGCCCACGTATTCACTACTGATGGCAAATACGTTGGCGATTTAGAAGAAGGATTCGTAGAATACCTTGCCCCCGGGGACTTATTCGTACTGGGTGGTAGGGTCTACGAGTATCTCGGAAGCAAGGGGTTCAAGGTTAAAGTACGTCCTGCTGACGGGCTCAGGCCAACCGTGCCAAGCTGGTTCAGCGAAATGCTCCCATTAGCTTACGACTCGGCATTGGAAATAGGCAAGTTTAGAAGGATGGTGTCAGATTGGATTGACCAATGGGACAGGGAGAAAGTCGTCAAAGAGATTATGAAAAATTATCACTTAACAAGAGACGCGGCCGAAACGATTTATGAGTACGTTAAGCTCCAGAAAATATTCACTAATGCTCCAGTGCCATCGGATAAAGTCATTTTAATAGAGGTTTATGACGAACCGGATAAGAGAAACATTATTGTGCACTCATTGTTCGGGAGAAGGGCCAATGATGCGTTAGCAAGGATTTATGCTTATTACGTTGGGGAAAAACTCGGCGTAAATGTTAAATTAACAGTCACAGACAACGGGTTCATGGTTTCGATACCTGGGCACCCGGTACTTAACTGGTCTGGCGTGTTCACGGAAATACCTACTGATGCTGAAAAATTGTATGCCGACCTGGTTAAAGTCTTAAGGAGAACAGAGTTGATTAAGAGACGATTTAGGCATGTTGCCGTTAGAAGCTTTATGCTTCTTAGAAGGTATAGGAATGCTGAGAAAAGCATATCCAAGCTTCAGGTTAATGCTGAAGAGTTGCTCAAGGCTGTTGAGGAGATAGAAAACTTTCCGGTGTTGAAGGAGACTTATAGGGAAATTCTCATGGATTACATGCACCTAGACGAAGCCATCGAGGTTTTAGAGAAAATAAGGGGGAATGAGATAAAAATCGTTGAAATTGGCCCGGTGGATGTGCCATCGCCTTTCGCTCACAACATCGTCGTACACGGGTACAGTGACGTTGTGCTAATGGAAGACATGAGAAAGCTCTTGAGAAGGCTCCATGAAAGAGTTCTCGAAAAACTCCGCGGTAGTTTTGAATGA
- a CDS encoding DUF2192 domain-containing protein: MREKYPYKRRIQVAVSILSELSKKAGVLTRPQVVEILRRTYEKQGLQPIRGKALPQDIYDKELATVYVVGKHGLNLHEEYPELFEKVFYLEESYEKAVESILNGDYQAARRILKEVSSSGVIDSNTVARMLRIPLTKLVLGFAREDEFANILRKTIEAFPEEEATVLKYVKFYVAFKLAEMIFRGEVKSREYKEALKKALAIRIGFPRATPSDDYVKAIAESVFELSDQDLKDILKKPGETASTTNTEKSG, translated from the coding sequence ATGCGAGAGAAGTATCCTTATAAGAGAAGGATTCAAGTAGCAGTTAGCATCTTAAGTGAGCTGTCTAAGAAGGCTGGCGTGTTAACACGGCCCCAAGTTGTAGAGATTTTGAGAAGAACTTATGAAAAACAAGGCCTACAACCCATAAGGGGGAAAGCTCTACCGCAGGATATTTATGACAAGGAATTGGCAACCGTATATGTCGTAGGGAAACACGGGTTAAACCTGCATGAAGAGTATCCGGAGCTGTTTGAAAAAGTATTCTATCTTGAGGAATCATATGAGAAGGCTGTGGAAAGCATTTTGAACGGGGATTATCAAGCGGCTAGGAGAATACTGAAGGAAGTCTCTTCATCCGGGGTTATCGACAGCAATACTGTTGCTAGAATGCTGAGAATTCCTTTAACGAAACTAGTGCTGGGGTTTGCCAGAGAAGACGAGTTCGCCAATATCCTCAGGAAGACAATCGAGGCCTTCCCAGAGGAAGAAGCAACAGTGTTGAAATATGTCAAGTTTTACGTTGCTTTTAAACTCGCTGAAATGATATTTCGTGGGGAGGTAAAATCGAGGGAGTATAAGGAAGCTTTGAAAAAAGCATTAGCGATTAGAATAGGTTTTCCAAGGGCTACTCCAAGCGACGACTATGTCAAGGCGATAGCGGAATCGGTGTTCGAGCTATCCGATCAAGATTTAAAAGACATTTTGAAGAAACCCGGTGAAACAGCAAGCACGACAAATACGGAAAAGAGCGGCTAA
- a CDS encoding DNA-binding protein — translation MNRDIGAEGYEGEEKALLIPVEWLSKEARFKIIETLISTRSIVDLARNLGVTPTAIRKYLRRDTHPSNEVIRRALAIMESYEEEKIFMIIIQDLLSALKMLYDSLDEPYKERMRKIIEETILQ, via the coding sequence TTGAACAGGGATATAGGCGCGGAAGGTTATGAGGGCGAAGAGAAAGCCTTGTTAATCCCAGTTGAATGGCTTAGCAAGGAAGCACGTTTCAAAATTATTGAAACATTAATATCTACGAGAAGCATAGTCGATTTGGCGAGAAATTTAGGGGTTACACCTACTGCTATTAGAAAATACCTGAGAAGAGACACCCACCCCAGTAATGAAGTTATCAGGAGGGCTCTAGCAATAATGGAGTCTTACGAAGAGGAAAAGATTTTTATGATAATTATTCAGGACCTTCTGTCTGCATTGAAAATGCTATACGACAGTCTTGATGAGCCCTATAAAGAGCGGATGCGGAAAATAATAGAGGAAACCATTCTACAGTAA
- a CDS encoding PLP-dependent aminotransferase family protein, producing the protein MVMPDFTKYYSDLAKKIKASEIRELLALIRERKDVISFAGGIPDPAIFPKEKLAEIAKYVIETYGDDALQYSETKGIIEVRETLSDFVLRYRQITADAEEIIITTGSQSALDILARTLVNPGDVVITENPTYLAALGAFKNNGAKIVGIPIDEKGIKTDVLEQKLKSLIENGERVKFIYVIPVGQNPAGTTMDKDRKQHLIELASKYDTLIVEDDPYSYIIFEPNVEVASLKSMDSENRVIYMSTVSKILAPGLRIGWIIAHPELIRKFELVKQYIDLHSPTLNQYIVAEAIKRGVIMETVSKAVPRYRRKRDTMIKAVEEELGGLVSFYKPVGGLFVFTYVMDERFLADSLLEKALMEYKVAYVPGGSFHPDGSGRNSMRLNFSYPSEEQIMEGIRRLGLFIRSSLK; encoded by the coding sequence ATGGTTATGCCCGACTTCACAAAATACTATAGCGATTTAGCTAAAAAAATCAAAGCTTCTGAAATTAGAGAGCTGTTGGCTTTGATAAGGGAGAGGAAAGACGTGATCAGCTTCGCCGGAGGAATTCCCGACCCAGCTATCTTCCCGAAAGAAAAGCTTGCGGAAATCGCCAAGTATGTTATTGAAACATATGGGGATGACGCGCTACAGTATAGTGAGACAAAGGGGATTATAGAGGTAAGGGAGACGCTGAGCGATTTTGTTTTGAGATATAGGCAAATCACTGCTGATGCCGAAGAGATCATCATAACAACCGGTAGTCAATCGGCGTTGGACATCCTGGCTAGGACTCTTGTTAACCCTGGTGATGTTGTAATAACCGAGAATCCCACATACCTTGCTGCGCTGGGGGCTTTTAAAAATAATGGTGCCAAAATAGTTGGAATACCCATCGACGAGAAAGGTATCAAAACAGATGTTCTAGAACAAAAGTTGAAAAGCCTTATAGAAAACGGTGAGCGTGTGAAATTTATATACGTGATACCAGTTGGGCAGAACCCCGCCGGCACAACAATGGATAAGGATAGGAAACAACACTTGATAGAGCTCGCTTCAAAATACGATACTCTTATAGTGGAGGACGATCCCTACAGCTACATCATATTTGAACCCAACGTTGAGGTAGCATCACTTAAAAGCATGGACTCGGAGAACAGGGTCATATACATGAGCACAGTTAGCAAAATCCTGGCACCAGGGTTAAGAATAGGGTGGATAATAGCACATCCCGAGCTAATCCGGAAATTTGAATTAGTGAAGCAGTATATTGACCTCCATTCTCCAACACTAAACCAGTATATAGTGGCTGAAGCTATTAAGAGGGGAGTTATAATGGAAACGGTGAGCAAAGCTGTGCCACGATACAGGAGGAAACGAGACACGATGATTAAAGCCGTTGAGGAGGAATTAGGCGGGCTGGTTAGCTTTTACAAGCCGGTTGGCGGGCTCTTCGTATTTACCTATGTAATGGATGAGAGGTTCCTTGCTGATTCGTTGCTTGAAAAAGCGCTTATGGAATATAAAGTGGCATATGTCCCAGGCGGGAGCTTCCACCCTGATGGTAGCGGTAGAAACAGCATGAGGCTAAACTTTAGCTACCCGAGTGAGGAGCAAATTATGGAAGGAATTAGGAGATTAGGCTTGTTCATCAGGAGTAGCTTGAAATAG